One region of Polaribacter pectinis genomic DNA includes:
- a CDS encoding DUF983 domain-containing protein translates to MFKKGTKIYSIVKGKCPQCHEGDFFSNGFTFNPSKITAIHDNCPNCNLKYMIEPSFFYGAMYVNYGITVGLSIITFLIAKLLFNATLLQSFAAIFIALIILAPVNLRLSRILWINMFISYKDKTTNKNS, encoded by the coding sequence ATGTTTAAAAAAGGCACAAAAATATATAGTATTGTAAAAGGAAAATGCCCTCAATGTCACGAAGGCGATTTCTTTTCGAATGGGTTTACTTTTAACCCTTCTAAAATTACTGCAATACATGACAATTGCCCAAACTGTAATTTAAAATATATGATAGAACCCTCTTTCTTTTATGGAGCTATGTATGTAAATTATGGTATTACAGTTGGTCTTTCTATTATTACATTTTTAATTGCCAAGCTTCTTTTTAATGCTACATTATTACAATCTTTTGCTGCAATCTTTATCGCTCTTATTATTTTAGCCCCTGTAAATTTGCGTTTATCTAGAATTCTTTGGATAAATATGTTTATTTCTTACAAGGACAAAACAACAAATAAAAACAGTTAA